A region of Homo sapiens chromosome X, GRCh38.p14 Primary Assembly DNA encodes the following proteins:
- the CTAG1A gene encoding cancer/testis antigen 1 — protein MQAEGRGTGGSTGDADGPGGPGIPDGPGGNAGGPGEAGATGGRGPRGAGAARASGPGGGAPRGPHGGAASGLNGCCRCGARGPESRLLEFYLAMPFATPMEAELARRSLAQDAPPLPVPGVLLKEFTVSGNILTIRLTAADHRQLQLSISSCLQQLSLLMWITQCFLPVFLAQPPSGQRR, from the exons ATGCAGGCCGAAGGCCGGGGCACAGGGGGTTCGACGGGCGATGCTGATGGCCCAGGAGGCCCTGGCATTCCTGATGGCCCAGGGGGCAATGCTGGCGGCCCAGGAGAGGCGGGTGCCACGGGCGGCAGAGGTCCCCGGGGCGCAGGGGCAGCAAGGGCCTCGGGGCCGGGAGGAGGCGCCCCGCGGGGTCCGCATGGCGGCGCGGCTTCAGGGCTGAATGGATGCTGCAGATGCGGGGCCAGGGGGCCGGAGAGCCGCCTGCTTGAGTt CTACCTCGCCATGCCTTTCGCGACACCCATGGAAGCAGAGCTGGCCCGCAGGAGCCTGGCCCAGGATGCCCCACCGCTTCCCGTGCCAGGGGTGCTTCTGAAGGAGTTCACTGTGTCCGGCAACATACTGACTAT CCGACTGACTGCTGCAGACCACCGCCAACTGCAGCTCTCCATCAGCTCCTGTCTCCAGCAGCTTTCCCTGTTGATGTGGATCACGCAGTGCTTTCTGCCCGTGTTTTTGGCTCAGCCTCCCTCAGGGCAGAGGCGCTAA